Proteins from a single region of Streptomyces griseiscabiei:
- a CDS encoding FdhF/YdeP family oxidoreductase, with amino-acid sequence MAGKAPKNDPVQDAPRVAEPKHAAAGLPAIGHTLRIAQQQMGVKRTALTLLRVNQKDGFDCPGCAWPEPDHRHAAEFCENGAKAVAEEATLRRVTPEFFAAHPVADLATRSGYWLGQQGRLTHPMYLPEGGDRYEPVSWERAFDIVAEELKALASPDEALFYTSGRTSNEAAFLYQLFAREFGTNNLPDCSNMCHESSGSALSETIGIGKGSVLLEDLYRADLIVVAGQNPGTNHPRMLSALEKAKANGARIITVNPLPEAGLERFKNPQTPQGMLKGAALTDLFLQIRIGGDQALFRLLNKLVLETEGAVDETFVAEHTHGFEEFAEAARAADWDETLTATGLTREEIDEALRMVLASKRTIVCWAMGLTQHKHSVPTIREVVNFLLLRGNIGRPGAGVCPVRGHSNVQGDRTMGIFERPAPAFLDALEREFGFAPPREHGYDVVRAIKAMRDDKAKVFFAMGGNFVSASPDTEVTEAAMRRARLTVHVSTKLNRSHAVTGARALILPTLGRTERDLQGGGEQFVTVEDSMGMVHASRGRLEPASGQLLSEPAIVCRLARRVLGEDSRTPWEEFEKDYATIRDRIARVVPGFQDFNARVADPGGFALPHAPRDERRFPTATGKANFTAAPIEYPELPEGRLLLQTLRSHDQYNTTIYGLDDRYRGIRNGRRVVLVNPEDARALKLANGSYVDLVGEWKDGVERRAPGFRVVHYPTARGCAAAYYPETNVLVPLDSTADTSNTPASKSVVVRLEQSSTD; translated from the coding sequence ATGGCCGGCAAGGCGCCGAAGAATGATCCTGTTCAGGACGCGCCGCGGGTCGCGGAGCCCAAGCACGCGGCGGCGGGACTGCCGGCGATCGGGCACACCCTGCGGATCGCCCAGCAGCAGATGGGCGTGAAGCGGACCGCGCTGACGCTGCTGCGGGTCAACCAGAAGGACGGCTTCGACTGCCCCGGCTGCGCCTGGCCGGAGCCGGACCACCGGCACGCCGCGGAGTTCTGCGAGAACGGGGCGAAGGCGGTCGCCGAGGAGGCCACGCTGCGGCGGGTCACCCCCGAGTTCTTCGCCGCCCACCCCGTCGCCGACCTCGCCACGCGCAGCGGCTACTGGCTGGGACAGCAGGGGCGGCTCACACACCCCATGTACCTGCCCGAGGGGGGCGACCGGTACGAGCCGGTGTCCTGGGAGCGCGCCTTCGACATCGTCGCCGAGGAGCTGAAGGCCCTCGCCTCCCCCGACGAGGCCCTCTTCTACACCTCCGGCCGCACCAGCAACGAGGCCGCGTTCCTCTACCAGCTGTTCGCCCGTGAGTTCGGCACGAACAACCTGCCGGACTGCTCCAACATGTGTCACGAGTCATCGGGCTCGGCGCTCTCCGAGACGATCGGCATAGGCAAGGGCAGCGTCCTGCTGGAGGACCTCTACCGAGCCGATCTGATCGTCGTCGCCGGCCAGAACCCGGGGACCAACCACCCCCGGATGCTCTCCGCGCTGGAGAAGGCGAAGGCGAACGGCGCGAGGATCATCACCGTCAACCCGCTGCCCGAGGCCGGCCTGGAGCGGTTCAAGAACCCGCAGACCCCGCAGGGCATGCTCAAGGGCGCCGCCCTCACCGACCTGTTCCTGCAGATCCGCATCGGCGGCGACCAGGCCCTGTTCCGCCTCCTCAACAAGCTGGTCCTGGAGACCGAGGGCGCGGTCGACGAGACCTTCGTCGCCGAACACACCCACGGCTTCGAGGAGTTCGCCGAGGCCGCCCGCGCCGCCGACTGGGACGAGACCCTCACCGCGACCGGCCTCACCCGCGAGGAGATCGACGAGGCGCTGCGCATGGTCCTCGCCTCGAAGCGGACCATCGTCTGCTGGGCCATGGGCCTCACCCAGCACAAGCACTCGGTGCCCACCATCCGCGAGGTGGTCAACTTCCTGCTGCTGCGTGGCAACATCGGCCGCCCCGGCGCCGGCGTCTGCCCGGTGCGCGGGCACTCGAACGTGCAGGGCGACCGCACCATGGGCATCTTCGAGCGGCCCGCCCCGGCCTTCCTGGACGCCCTGGAGAGGGAGTTCGGCTTCGCCCCGCCCCGGGAGCACGGCTATGACGTCGTACGCGCCATCAAGGCCATGCGCGACGACAAGGCGAAGGTCTTCTTCGCCATGGGCGGCAACTTCGTCTCCGCCTCCCCCGACACGGAGGTCACCGAGGCGGCGATGCGCCGGGCCCGGCTCACCGTGCACGTGTCGACCAAGCTGAACCGCTCGCACGCCGTCACGGGCGCGCGGGCGCTGATCCTGCCGACCCTGGGCCGCACCGAGCGCGATCTGCAGGGCGGCGGCGAGCAGTTCGTGACCGTCGAGGACTCGATGGGCATGGTGCACGCCTCACGCGGCCGGCTGGAGCCCGCGAGCGGGCAGCTGCTGTCCGAGCCGGCCATCGTGTGCCGGCTCGCCCGCCGGGTCCTCGGCGAGGACAGCCGCACCCCGTGGGAGGAGTTCGAGAAGGACTACGCGACGATCCGCGACCGCATCGCGCGCGTGGTCCCCGGTTTCCAGGACTTCAACGCGCGCGTGGCCGACCCGGGCGGCTTCGCCCTGCCGCACGCCCCGCGCGACGAGCGCCGCTTCCCCACGGCCACCGGCAAGGCCAACTTCACCGCCGCCCCGATCGAGTACCCGGAGCTTCCTGAGGGCCGCCTGCTGCTGCAGACGCTGCGCTCGCACGACCAGTACAACACCACGATCTACGGCCTCGACGACCGCTACCGGGGCATCAGGAACGGCCGCCGGGTCGTGCTGGTCAACCCCGAGGACGCGCGGGCGCTGAAGCTCGCCAACGGGTCGTACGTGGACCTGGTGGGCGAGTGGAAGGACGGCGTCGAGCGACGCGCGCCCGGCTTCCGGGTGGTGCACTACCCGACCGCCCGCGGCTGCGCCGCCGCCTACTACCCGGAGACCAACGTGCTGGTGCCGCTGGACTCCACCGCCGACACCAGCAACACCCCGGCCAGCAAGTCCGTCGTGGTCCGTCTGGAACAATCGTCGACCGACTGA
- a CDS encoding hotdog fold thioesterase, whose amino-acid sequence MGEQHHAKFPQEVIDEYAALGIDLVAMFSAGHLGTRMGVRIVEASADRVVGTMPVEGNTQPYGLLHGGASAVLAETLGSVGSMLHAGSSKIAVGVDLNCTHHRGVRSGLVTGVATPLHRGRSTATYEIVVSDEAGKRVCTARLTCLLRDAPAPSGAPARAAD is encoded by the coding sequence ATGGGCGAGCAGCACCACGCGAAGTTCCCGCAAGAGGTCATCGACGAGTACGCGGCCCTCGGCATCGACCTGGTCGCGATGTTCTCCGCCGGACATCTGGGCACCCGGATGGGCGTGCGGATCGTGGAGGCGTCGGCGGACCGTGTCGTCGGGACGATGCCGGTGGAGGGCAACACCCAGCCGTACGGCCTGCTGCACGGCGGCGCCTCCGCCGTGCTCGCGGAGACGCTGGGGTCGGTCGGCTCCATGCTGCACGCCGGCAGCTCCAAGATCGCCGTCGGTGTGGACCTGAACTGCACCCACCACCGGGGCGTACGGTCCGGGCTGGTGACCGGTGTCGCCACACCGCTGCACCGGGGGCGCTCGACGGCGACGTACGAGATCGTCGTCAGCGACGAGGCGGGCAAGCGGGTGTGCACGGCCCGGCTGACGTGTCTGCTGCGGGACGCCCCTGCGCCCTCGGGTGCGCCGGCGCGGGCGGCGGACTGA
- a CDS encoding Tat pathway signal sequence domain protein produces MSGVGPVEPGEGTRAWDAPEADSAPAPKPPRGPFAPVYARHRRAVLAMAAAVVVLAGGGALYATRPHPAPTTPEPTPREAPYPSQAVGVSYLGPVPRSAGASLGSFGFELELRVRYGSAITVERMTQPYRGLTLRTDPRTPFRIGTKGPQKIVITMRVTECGKVPKNAGLPFLDVTLRNTRAIEAHSFILGERYAQDLSDALQVACSNDSMSSPKA; encoded by the coding sequence ATGAGCGGGGTCGGCCCCGTCGAGCCCGGCGAGGGCACGCGCGCGTGGGACGCGCCGGAGGCGGATTCCGCACCCGCGCCGAAGCCCCCTCGCGGGCCGTTCGCGCCGGTGTACGCCCGGCACCGCCGTGCCGTGCTCGCCATGGCCGCGGCCGTGGTCGTGCTCGCGGGCGGCGGCGCCCTGTACGCCACCCGCCCGCACCCGGCACCGACGACGCCGGAGCCGACACCGCGCGAGGCGCCCTACCCCTCCCAGGCGGTCGGCGTGAGCTATCTCGGCCCGGTGCCCCGGTCCGCCGGGGCGTCGCTCGGGAGTTTCGGTTTCGAGCTGGAGCTGCGCGTGCGGTACGGCTCCGCGATCACGGTGGAACGGATGACCCAGCCCTATAGGGGTCTCACTCTGCGGACGGACCCGCGCACTCCGTTCCGGATCGGGACGAAAGGGCCCCAGAAGATCGTCATCACCATGCGCGTCACCGAATGCGGAAAAGTGCCGAAGAACGCCGGGCTTCCTTTCCTGGATGTAACTCTACGTAATACACGCGCAATAGAAGCGCACAGTTTCATCTTGGGCGAACGCTATGCGCAGGACCTCTCCGACGCCCTTCAGGTCGCCTGTAGCAACGATTCCATGTCATCACCAAAAGCCTGA
- a CDS encoding branched-chain amino acid ABC transporter substrate-binding protein — MRQRSLIAITAALAAGALTLTACGSRDEGDGGSDTGGGTKIVIGVDAPLTGDLSAMGLGIKNSADLAAKTANKEKYVEGVTFEIEALDDQAQPSSGQQNAATFVANKDVLGVVGPLNSGVAESMQKVFDDAKLVEVSPANTGPTLTQGPKWETEKVRPYKSYFRTATTDAVQGPFAAQYLYNKAKKTKVFVIDDKKTYGAGLAGTFTKEFEKLGGKVVGTEHIDPETKDFSAVATEVKSSGADVVYYGGEYPQAGPLTKQIKAAGAKIPVAGGDGINNPAYMDLGGDAATGDFSTSVGAPVETLDSAKEFVANYTEAGYKEPYAAYGGYSYDSAWAIIEAVKKVVEDNDGKLPDDARAKITEAMQNISFEGVTGKVSFDEYGDTTNKQLTVYKVEGGEWKAVDSGTYTG; from the coding sequence GTGCGTCAACGTTCGCTCATAGCCATCACCGCCGCGCTGGCGGCGGGAGCACTCACTCTCACCGCCTGCGGTTCGCGCGACGAGGGCGACGGCGGCTCGGACACCGGCGGTGGCACCAAGATCGTCATCGGCGTCGACGCCCCGCTGACCGGTGACCTCTCCGCCATGGGCCTCGGCATCAAGAACTCCGCCGACCTCGCGGCCAAGACGGCCAACAAGGAGAAGTACGTCGAGGGCGTCACCTTCGAGATCGAAGCCCTCGACGACCAGGCGCAGCCCTCCTCCGGCCAGCAGAACGCCGCCACCTTCGTCGCCAACAAGGACGTCCTCGGTGTCGTCGGCCCGCTGAACTCCGGCGTCGCCGAGTCCATGCAGAAGGTCTTCGACGACGCCAAGCTCGTCGAGGTCTCCCCCGCCAACACCGGCCCGACCCTCACCCAGGGCCCCAAGTGGGAGACCGAGAAGGTCCGCCCGTACAAGTCGTACTTCCGCACCGCGACCACGGACGCCGTCCAGGGCCCGTTCGCCGCGCAGTACCTGTACAACAAGGCCAAGAAGACCAAGGTCTTCGTCATCGACGACAAGAAGACCTACGGCGCCGGCCTCGCGGGCACCTTCACCAAGGAGTTCGAGAAGCTCGGCGGCAAGGTCGTCGGCACCGAGCACATCGACCCCGAGACCAAGGACTTCTCCGCGGTCGCCACCGAGGTCAAGTCCTCCGGCGCCGACGTCGTCTACTACGGCGGCGAGTACCCGCAGGCCGGCCCCCTCACCAAGCAGATCAAGGCCGCGGGCGCCAAGATCCCCGTCGCCGGCGGCGACGGCATCAACAACCCCGCGTACATGGACCTCGGCGGCGACGCCGCCACCGGCGACTTCTCCACCTCCGTCGGCGCCCCGGTCGAGACGCTCGACTCCGCCAAGGAGTTCGTCGCCAACTACACCGAAGCGGGCTACAAGGAGCCCTACGCGGCCTACGGCGGCTACTCCTACGACAGCGCCTGGGCGATCATCGAAGCCGTGAAGAAGGTCGTCGAGGACAACGACGGCAAGCTCCCCGACGACGCCCGCGCGAAGATCACCGAAGCCATGCAGAACATCTCCTTCGAGGGTGTCACCGGCAAGGTCTCCTTCGACGAGTACGGCGACACGACCAACAAGCAGCTGACCGTCTACAAGGTCGAAGGCGGGGAGTGGAAGGCGGTCGACTCCGGTACCTACACCGGCTGA
- a CDS encoding branched-chain amino acid ABC transporter permease produces MNELPQQLVNGLLLGSMYGLVAIGYTMVYGIVQLINFAHGEIFMLGGFGAITVYLYVLPDGTNLWVALPLMLVGGIIVAVLAAVGAERLAYRPLRTAPRLAPLITAIGLSLALQQAVWAWYPDAKESVNFPQIKGGPFEIAGVTIQTGDIFLLIAAPISMAVLAYFVMKTRTGRGMQATAQDPDTAKLMGINTDRIIVVAFALGAAFAAVGAVAYGLKYGQVQFRMGFILGLKAFTAAVLGGIGNIYGAMLGGVALGLAEALSTAYISDIPGMDQFGSQSWANVWAFALLILVLLFRPQGLLGERVADRA; encoded by the coding sequence GTGAACGAACTGCCGCAGCAGCTGGTCAACGGCCTGCTACTGGGATCCATGTACGGGCTGGTCGCCATCGGCTACACGATGGTCTATGGCATTGTCCAGCTCATCAACTTCGCCCACGGTGAGATATTCATGCTGGGCGGCTTCGGTGCCATCACGGTCTACCTGTACGTGCTGCCCGACGGCACCAACCTGTGGGTGGCGCTCCCCCTCATGCTCGTCGGCGGCATCATCGTCGCCGTACTCGCGGCCGTAGGAGCGGAACGCCTCGCCTACCGCCCCCTGCGCACCGCCCCACGCCTGGCGCCCCTCATCACCGCCATCGGCCTCTCCCTCGCGCTCCAGCAGGCCGTCTGGGCCTGGTACCCGGACGCCAAGGAATCCGTCAACTTCCCGCAGATCAAGGGCGGCCCCTTCGAGATCGCCGGTGTCACCATCCAGACCGGTGACATCTTCCTGCTCATCGCCGCCCCGATCAGCATGGCGGTCCTCGCCTACTTCGTCATGAAGACCCGCACCGGCCGCGGCATGCAGGCCACCGCGCAGGACCCCGACACCGCCAAGCTCATGGGCATCAACACCGACCGCATCATCGTGGTCGCCTTCGCCCTCGGCGCCGCGTTCGCCGCCGTCGGAGCCGTCGCCTACGGCCTCAAGTACGGCCAGGTCCAGTTCCGCATGGGCTTCATCCTCGGCCTCAAGGCGTTCACCGCCGCCGTCCTCGGCGGCATCGGCAACATCTACGGCGCCATGCTCGGCGGCGTCGCCCTCGGCCTCGCCGAAGCCCTTTCCACCGCATACATCTCGGACATCCCCGGCATGGACCAGTTCGGCAGCCAGTCCTGGGCCAACGTCTGGGCGTTCGCACTCCTCATCCTCGTCCTCCTCTTCAGGCCCCAGGGCCTGCTCGGGGAGCGCGTGGCGGACAGGGCGTGA
- a CDS encoding branched-chain amino acid ABC transporter permease, with translation MTTQTTASPAPAAKHDDTSRGLVGLPENTGRALATGGGALAVVSAFLSWTWTSAFPGNLTVYGYPGGLQVLVLIGGALTALFGLASYGVKGLRWLTPSGADSAIKLAALGTFATAWYTVLAISIQLGGIVNLEPGGYVAAVASLVALLGALALPFTRPQPETADPEDSSWEHFQLGLRNAWSVVKACFTGGTATPARQLPAYAEILVIVAALALGLTVFTYGIGTEYDELFIGFLITAGFGFAALSKAGLVARVSALTAKHRTVTMIGAFAAAAAFPFTQSDDRYATIGVYILIFATVALGLNIVVGLAGLLDLGYVAFLGVGAYTAAMVSGSPSSPFDIHLPFWASAILGAAVAMIFGVIIGAPTLRLRGDYLAIVTLGFGEIFRIAVLNMDGTSGPDITNGSNGIASIPNLNILGFDFGAEHTIAGFTIARFANYFFLMLLITLVVVIVFRRSSDSRIGRAWIAIREDETAALAMGINGFRVKLIAFALGAALAGLAGTVQAHVTYTVTPEQYQFAHVVPPNSAFLLAAVVLGGMGTISGPLVGAALLYLIPAKLQFLGDLQLFAFGMALVLLMRFRPEGLIPNRRRQLEFHEEAEAPTVLSKAGA, from the coding sequence ATGACCACACAGACCACCGCATCCCCGGCGCCCGCCGCCAAGCACGACGACACTTCGAGGGGTCTCGTGGGCCTCCCGGAGAACACCGGCCGCGCACTCGCCACCGGCGGCGGCGCCCTCGCCGTCGTCTCCGCCTTCCTCTCCTGGACCTGGACCTCCGCCTTCCCCGGCAACCTCACCGTCTACGGCTACCCCGGCGGCCTCCAGGTCCTCGTCCTCATCGGCGGCGCCCTCACCGCGCTCTTCGGCCTCGCCTCCTACGGCGTCAAGGGCCTGCGCTGGCTCACCCCCTCGGGCGCCGACAGCGCCATCAAGCTCGCCGCCCTCGGCACCTTCGCCACCGCCTGGTACACGGTCCTCGCCATCAGCATCCAGCTCGGCGGCATCGTCAACCTGGAACCCGGCGGCTACGTCGCCGCCGTCGCCAGCCTCGTCGCCCTCCTCGGCGCCCTCGCCCTGCCCTTCACACGGCCGCAGCCCGAGACAGCCGACCCCGAGGACAGCTCCTGGGAGCACTTCCAGCTCGGCCTGCGCAACGCCTGGTCCGTCGTCAAGGCCTGCTTCACCGGCGGCACCGCCACCCCGGCCCGCCAACTCCCCGCCTACGCCGAGATCCTGGTCATCGTCGCGGCACTCGCCCTCGGCCTGACCGTCTTCACCTACGGCATCGGCACCGAGTACGACGAGCTCTTCATCGGCTTCCTCATCACCGCCGGCTTCGGCTTCGCCGCCCTCTCCAAGGCCGGCCTCGTCGCCCGCGTCTCCGCACTCACCGCCAAACACCGCACCGTCACCATGATCGGCGCGTTCGCGGCAGCGGCGGCCTTCCCCTTCACCCAGTCCGACGACCGCTACGCGACCATCGGCGTCTACATCCTGATCTTCGCCACCGTCGCCCTCGGCCTCAACATCGTCGTCGGCCTCGCCGGCCTCCTCGACCTCGGATACGTCGCCTTCCTCGGCGTCGGCGCCTACACCGCGGCCATGGTCTCCGGCTCCCCCTCCTCCCCCTTCGACATCCACCTGCCCTTCTGGGCCAGCGCCATCCTCGGCGCCGCCGTCGCCATGATCTTCGGCGTCATCATCGGCGCCCCCACCCTGCGACTGCGCGGCGACTACCTCGCCATCGTCACCCTCGGCTTCGGTGAGATCTTCCGCATCGCCGTCCTCAACATGGACGGCACCTCCGGACCCGACATCACCAACGGCTCCAACGGCATCGCCTCCATCCCCAACCTCAACATCCTGGGCTTCGACTTCGGCGCCGAACACACCATCGCCGGATTCACCATCGCCCGCTTCGCCAACTACTTCTTCCTCATGCTGCTCATCACCCTCGTCGTGGTGATCGTCTTCCGACGCAGCAGCGACTCCCGCATCGGCCGCGCCTGGATCGCCATCCGCGAGGACGAGACCGCCGCACTGGCCATGGGCATCAACGGCTTCCGGGTCAAGCTCATCGCCTTCGCCCTCGGCGCCGCGCTCGCCGGCCTCGCCGGCACCGTCCAGGCCCACGTCACCTACACCGTGACACCCGAGCAGTACCAGTTCGCCCACGTGGTCCCGCCCAACTCGGCGTTCCTCCTCGCCGCCGTCGTCCTCGGCGGCATGGGCACCATCAGCGGACCCCTCGTCGGCGCCGCACTGCTCTACCTCATCCCCGCCAAGCTCCAGTTCCTCGGCGACCTCCAGCTCTTCGCCTTCGGCATGGCCCTCGTGCTCCTCATGCGCTTCCGCCCGGAAGGACTCATCCCCAACCGGCGCCGCCAGCTCGAATTCCACGAAGAAGCCGAAGCACCCACAGTCCTCAGCAAGGCAGGGGCCTGA
- a CDS encoding ABC transporter ATP-binding protein, with protein sequence MTTDTTTKDATPGATPAETVLDARGVTMRFGGLTAVRNVNLTVNSGEIVGLIGPNGAGKTTFFNCLTGLYIPTEGEVRYKGQVLPPKSFKVTAAGIARTFQNIRLFANMTVLENVLVGRHTRTKEGLWSALLRGPGFHKAEKASRERAMELLEFVGLDAKAEHLARNLPYGEQRKLEIARALASEPGLLLLDEPTAGMNPQETRTTEELVFAIRDKGIAVLVIEHDMRFIFNLCDRVAVLVQGEKLVEGDSATVQGDERVVAAYLGEPFEDAPGQDEVAEVEAAEANAEPPKDTAPGAPGKENDR encoded by the coding sequence ATGACCACCGACACCACCACCAAGGACGCCACACCCGGCGCCACCCCCGCCGAGACCGTCCTCGACGCCCGCGGCGTGACCATGCGCTTCGGCGGCCTCACCGCCGTACGCAACGTCAACCTCACCGTCAACAGCGGCGAGATCGTCGGACTCATCGGCCCCAACGGCGCCGGCAAGACGACCTTCTTCAACTGCCTCACCGGCCTCTACATCCCCACCGAGGGAGAAGTCCGCTACAAGGGCCAGGTCCTGCCGCCCAAGTCCTTCAAGGTCACCGCCGCAGGCATCGCCCGCACCTTCCAGAACATCCGTCTCTTCGCCAACATGACGGTCCTGGAAAACGTGCTCGTCGGACGCCACACCCGCACCAAGGAAGGCCTCTGGTCCGCCCTCCTGCGCGGCCCCGGCTTCCACAAGGCCGAGAAGGCCTCCCGCGAACGCGCCATGGAACTCCTGGAGTTCGTCGGCCTCGACGCCAAGGCCGAACACCTCGCCCGCAACCTCCCCTACGGCGAACAGCGCAAGCTGGAGATCGCCCGGGCACTCGCGAGCGAACCCGGCCTGCTCCTCCTCGACGAGCCCACCGCAGGCATGAACCCCCAGGAGACGCGGACGACCGAAGAACTGGTCTTCGCCATCCGCGACAAGGGCATCGCCGTCCTCGTCATCGAGCACGACATGCGGTTCATCTTCAACCTCTGCGACCGCGTCGCCGTCCTCGTCCAGGGCGAAAAACTCGTCGAGGGCGACAGCGCCACCGTCCAGGGCGACGAACGCGTCGTCGCCGCCTACCTCGGCGAACCCTTCGAGGACGCACCCGGCCAGGACGAGGTCGCCGAAGTCGAAGCCGCCGAAGCCAACGCCGAGCCCCCGAAGGACACCGCGCCCGGCGCGCCCGGCAAGGAGAACGACCGATGA
- a CDS encoding ABC transporter ATP-binding protein: protein MTALLEVEDLRVAYGKIEAVKGISFKVNAGEVVTLIGTNGAGKTTTLRTLSGLLKPVGGQIKFNGKSLKKIPAHDIVALGLAHSPEGRHIFPRMTIVDNLRLGAFLRDDKAGIEKDIQRAYDLFPILGERRNQAAGTLSGGEQQMLAMGRALMSQPKLLMLDEPSMGLSPIMMQKIMATIAELKSQGTTILLVEQNAQAALSLADQGHVMEIGKIVLSGTGGDLLHDESVRKAYLGED, encoded by the coding sequence ATGACCGCACTCCTCGAAGTCGAAGACCTCCGGGTCGCCTACGGCAAGATCGAAGCCGTCAAGGGCATCTCCTTCAAGGTCAACGCCGGCGAGGTCGTCACCCTCATCGGCACCAACGGCGCCGGCAAGACCACGACCCTGCGCACCCTCTCCGGGCTGCTCAAGCCCGTCGGCGGCCAGATCAAGTTCAACGGCAAGTCGCTCAAGAAGATCCCCGCGCACGACATCGTCGCGCTCGGACTCGCCCACTCCCCCGAGGGGCGGCACATCTTCCCGCGCATGACCATCGTGGACAACCTGCGCCTCGGCGCGTTCCTCCGCGACGACAAGGCCGGCATCGAGAAGGACATCCAGCGCGCCTACGACCTCTTCCCCATCCTGGGAGAACGCCGTAACCAGGCCGCCGGCACCCTCTCCGGCGGCGAGCAGCAGATGCTCGCCATGGGCCGCGCGCTCATGTCCCAGCCCAAGCTGCTCATGCTGGACGAGCCCTCCATGGGCCTGTCCCCCATCATGATGCAGAAGATCATGGCCACCATCGCCGAACTGAAGTCCCAGGGCACCACGATCCTGCTCGTCGAACAGAACGCGCAGGCCGCGCTCTCCCTCGCCGACCAGGGTCACGTCATGGAGATCGGCAAGATCGTCCTCTCGGGCACGGGCGGCGATCTGCTGCACGACGAGTCCGTCCGCAAGGCGTACCTCGGCGAGGACTAG